In the genome of Eggerthella sp. YY7918, one region contains:
- the rpsT gene encoding 30S ribosomal protein S20, translated as MANIKSQKKRIITNEKSRMRNRAVKSEIKTATRHVKDAVAAGNGAEAYAAALATCRLLDKAASKGVIHKNQAANRKSGIMALANTVVTDADRAAYVKPEKKEQKTGSKKAERKAARKAEMEAASKEKAKRREKQQKEEAAAAKRKAKEAEEAEKAAAEAAEAEPAAEEAAE; from the coding sequence ATGGCGAACATCAAAAGCCAGAAGAAGCGCATCATCACGAACGAAAAGTCCCGCATGCGCAATCGCGCTGTCAAGTCCGAGATCAAGACGGCAACCCGTCACGTCAAAGACGCGGTAGCCGCCGGCAATGGCGCCGAGGCCTACGCCGCCGCTCTTGCCACCTGCCGCCTGTTGGACAAGGCCGCCTCGAAGGGCGTCATCCATAAGAACCAGGCTGCAAACCGCAAAAGTGGTATTATGGCTCTGGCCAACACGGTCGTGACCGATGCCGATCGCGCCGCCTATGTGAAGCCGGAGAAGAAGGAACAGAAGACCGGTTCCAAGAAGGCCGAGCGCAAGGCTGCTCGCAAGGCCGAAATGGAAGCCGCTTCCAAGGAAAAGGCCAAGCGTCGCGAGAAGCAGCAGAAGGAAGAAGCCGCTGCCGCCAAGCGTAAGGCAAAGGAAGCCGAAGAGGCTGAAAAGGCCGCTGCCGAAGCTGCTGAAGCCGAGCCTGCTGCCGAGGAAGCCGCTGAATAA